Genomic window (Mus caroli chromosome 14, CAROLI_EIJ_v1.1, whole genome shotgun sequence):
ATGTTACAAATgggatttctatttgttttgcttttcgaCAGTGTCTCTTTCTGGCCAGTTTGGTCTCAAATTTCCTACACAGCTAAAAAGGACCCTcaacttttcattttctactactagagtgctgggattttatgTGTACACTACATCTGGTTTTATATAACACTGAATATCTAACCCAGCACAACTTCATGTACGCCAGACAAGCCCAAACCACCTGTCTCTGATATATGCCTTTCCCCTCACATGCCTTTATCAGGTGTAAAGTTTACCATCTGTAGCTATACTTGAGGCTAATTATcataaattttaaacataattagCAGTATTCCTCAACTACTTTGGCTTTATGCTTCCacctttcctttttcatcttgAGATAAGGTccgggtagccctggctgtcctggaacttgctctgtagaccaggctggtctcaagctcagagatccatatacctctgcctcctgaatgctgggattaaaggcgtgcagtgcagcaccatgcctggctgcttctACTTTCTAGCCACGTTTCTAACAATCTCTCACAAGTATAACTCTAGTAATTTTTGATTGATtgtatattggtgttttgcaAGCTTGTCAGTATGCACATGGACACAGTGCCTACAGGGGCCAGGAGAGGGActggatcctctgggactagagttagagatggttgtgagaaTCAATCtaggtcctttgaaagaacagccaagtagttttaactgctgagctatctctccagcccaattctAGTAATGCTTTGTTCAAATATCTTTGATGACTTTTAACCTAAATTTAAATTTCTCACTCTAGCTTCCGATGTTTCAAATCTAAAACTTCCAGACTTGTGTCCCACACCTTTCTCATGGTATCATATGATATACTTGAAGTTCAGTCCACTGTTCAGGCCCAGCTTGACTATTACCCTTCCCTTTTCTAAGAGTTCCCTTGTTTCTAAAGGCATCCTAGAGGCAATGTGGTTAtggcaaaacagagagagagagagagagagagagagagagagagagagagagagagagaNNNNNNNNNNNNNNNNNNNNNNNNNNNNNNNNNNNNNNNNNNNNNNNNNNNNNNNNNNNNagagagagagagagagagagagagagagagagagacttttggATCAGACTAGGATTTGCTTAGCCTAGGTCACAAAAGAAAGGCATAGCAGGTAAAGACAGTTTATCTTGCCTTGTTTATGAAAAAAGGTCTTGTGACTTTACTCCCTTGAGGATGTACAAACAAGACACTTCCTCGTCTTTCTGATAGAACAATAGTTTCATGAAcaacacatgtacaaacacaacAGATGCTGTGTTGCACCTTTCAGGAGGGGAGATTCTGAAGCATGGCACAATGTCACAGGCCAGGAAGAAACGTTTGATGAAATAGAATGTCAGTTACAAAAGGACAAATACTGTCCCTTTCCACGTATTTGAGATAGCAAATGCAGAGTATGGGATTGCCAGGAGCTGGTGtcaagaaaatgataaaaatcccTAATaactatatgcacacatgtgtattttTTCCTCTGAATATTATATATGACAGTTAAAACCATCTCAGTTGTCCACTCAGTATAGCTCACCTGTACATTTATACAACATCCCGGTCATGGTTCCAGCTGCTACTGTGTTGAGGTCATCTTCTGCACCCCGTGTTTTCTCAATGATAACACCAAAAGCACTATAGAGCAAAGCTAAAGCAGAAAGAGACAGCGATGAAAGTTAGAACAGTCATTGTCTTAGGTAAGCACACCCAAAGACAAACAGAACCATCTCTGAAGCACTGCTTTAACAGGAAAATTCTGGcaacaaataaaatgttcacCAAGAACATCTGCATCACTGCAGGGATCCAGAAAGGGATTTTCCATTATAGTCACATAAAAGGTAGGAAGATgccaggccatggtggcacatgcttttagtagggagacagaggcaggtggatctgagttcaagccagcctggtctacagagtgagttccaggagagccaaaacaaaaaaataaaaacaaaaatcgaGGAGAGCCCTCATTTACTGATACATAAAATCAGGCACGTGTGCACACAACTGACTGGCTATACAAAGAAGGGGTTGTGAAGACGCAGAAGAAATGCTATTGCTAGAAAGTATTACTGCAGAGTCTAAGAAAAACATCTCAAATTTTACTTATGCTGcccatacttttaaaaaaagtacccACATATTTCTATTATAGAAAAACACTGTAGGcaacagtgacacacacctttaatcctagccctagtgaggcagaggaaggaagctcTCTCTGTAAGTTAGGGATCAGCCAACTCTACATggctcaaaaaagccaaaaccaactCTAGCTATACTTGCCTTCCCAACATTCCATCAAGCTCAGCCTTGCCAGCTGTCTGTTGTAGAActtctatactttttaaaaaaaaatttattttttatatatatgtaaatacactgtcgctgacttcagacaccacagaagaagcatcagatctcattacagatggttgtgagctaccatgtggttgctgggatttgaactcaggatcttcagaagagcagtcagtgctcttaaccactgagccatctctccagcccacgaaCTTCTATACTTTTTATGAAAATGATCACATAGATAACATTGTGACCAGCCACATCATATTACAATGGAGCACATGGTAACCACCACAGTGATCATCTATTGCTTCTTGCCTAAAACTACAGGGCTTTCTGGAATGCAGGATTTCCAGGGCTAAAAATAAGTAAGTTGTGATGTAGGCAGAGGCTACTGAGTTTCCTAAGTATATAAGCAATTACAAAAGAACAGAGGAACATGACTTGTGTGTACAGAAGGTTGTTTCAGGGTTGTAGACGTAAGCAGACCATCAAAGCCATCATTTATCAAAGTACAAAATGGGAATTTGGCTTTCTGGTATGAAAATGCACTTTCCAAATttcataacaagttacaatagtGGCCTTTTGTCTTTTCAAGTTTGTTCCTTACTCAATCTGCTATAAGTAGAAAGAGTACCATTAAGTTCAGCTTGTCTAAAACTGATGAAAACTTTAGATGGTAACGTGTGTGCGTTACAAGTAGATTATAAATCACTAGCAATCAGAACAACAAACTATTCATGGTCAGTGTAATGAAAGTACCTGGCTCTGACTAAGCACCATTAAATCAGCCCTTGTCTACAACTGGGAATGCTTTCCTTATCTACAAAAGAGTTACTGCAAATCTACAGATGAACTCACTAAATCAACAGGCTATTAGGAAAACAAAGCATAAAGTCTGACCCGGTCTGTTTGTCTGTCACTACAGGACTTTGTCTCACTACAGGACTTTGAACCTTCCCTAACATGTATAGCCCCATTACTTGGACATCTTTTAGTTGAAAACAGGATTTTACTTAGCATACTGTTAGACAAGAGCATTTATGAGTCTTTTCACAGATGGTAGTTACAATATTTACCTGAGTGGACTTAAAACTTGTTTAGCCTAGAACCAGAATCTTGGTTGACCAAACTGCACATTGTTTTTTTATATGAATGACTTACTAGCTGGGGATACGGCCCAGTGGAGGACTGTTTGCCCAGCATGCCAGGAGCTCTGGGTTTGTTCCCCAGggcacatctgtaatttcagaaCTTGGAAGACGGGACCAGGAAGATCAGAATCCCAAGCTTCTCAACTACATAACCAAACTGGGCTACACGAGGTATTGTCTCAACACAAAAGATTAATCGAACAAGATTTATACTTACCCAGGGAGCCTAGAGTATTAGCCCAAAGTGCCCCTTGCCTAGTCACCATATTCAAAATCCTACCagggaagaatgagagagagagaaaaattgtaTTTAGGATCGCTGCTTCtctagtattcttttttttttttttttttggtttttcgagacagggtttctctgtatagccctggctgtcctggaactcactttgtagaccaggctggcctcaaactcagaaatccgcctgcctctgcctcccgagtgctgggattaaaggcgtgcgccaccacgcccggctctagtaTTCTTATAAGCCATAGTTAtagctatttaaaatatataggcCCACGCCTAAATGATTTTTGGAACTTCAAGGTACACCTTAATACCACCCCAGATTTTAATAAATATGGTTGTTACTTTATATAAGTGAGGTTTATGATAGTAAAGGCACAAAATTATTTAGGACAGATTAACTACAAAGGCTTTAAACAGCAGCCTGAAATGTATTTACAAACTGATGATCTGTGTTAAAACAATGTCACTGTACCTGTGACAGAGTGGTTTGACATTCTTTGGGAAAGGGAATACATTTCAGAATACTAAGTAGGGCCAATGGAAAGGACATGGGTGTTAGAATGCAAAGCAgaactgaagagaaaggaagagcacACGGAGAAAGCACTGTCTGCTCCCACACTAGAACTAAGCAGTCAAAGCGAATGCTTAGCACACTCTCAAGGAAGCAAAGTTTCGTCTTACACCAGAGTCACAGCCCACCAGAACGGCGACACAGCAACCAGGTGAAGACCACACATTACTCTCCCAGCAGTGTAACACCATCACAGGAATGTGTCTGGGATGGCTGACTACTACTGGATAACACACTAAGAACTTGGTAGAGCTCTCTGGGGATGGTCTGGCGGCACATTTCACTTCCGTTTGTGAGCCTTTATCTACTTCTCACATTTTATCACCTGCCACTTTCCCACAACTCTGCAAGGCAGAAAGTAGACAAAGTTTTTACTCACGATCACAAAATATTAAGTGGCTAAACTACAATTTTGAAGTTATACACAACATGTTTGGCTATAAATTCTATCCATTTCCAATTATTAAATGCTGCTTCTCAATATGGGAAGATGAGAAGATTATGTTGCTATTGTTTTCAAAAATGGAATATAGCATTTTGTTTAAGAGACTTCCCACTTCTAAATTCATTATAAATATTGGTTGGGGATTTGTTTCAAAAtgatacaatagaagaaactgGGTGACTGGCCAAGGCTGAGGGTTGTTGTAGAAGAGTTAGGGTTCACAGGTATTTATTACAGTATTTTAGCTTCTCATACTACAAAATCTGCATTGTCAACAAAGGAGTTCATGcagtaacagcaacagaaaaacctGGCAAGCCTCTACGGTTTCCTAAGGCCAACTCCAGCACGTCTGCTGCCACCTTCTGGCAGGACGATACATTCACAATTCAGAGATTAAGAATGCTTAAGTACCCGAGTCTGGgcagatggctcactgggtaagtgGGATAGCTAGCTCCTGAGAAAGGACACCTTAGGCTTGGCCTTCATATGCACCCACTCATGTGGACATctgcacacttgcacatacatatataataatgatCTTGGAATTGTAGAAATTCCatttaaggggctggtgagatggctcagtggttaagagcaccaactgctcttccaaaggtcccaagttcaaccacatagtagctaacaaaatctgatacccttttctagaatgactgaagacagctacagtgtacttacataaataagtctttaaaaaaagaaattctagttGAGTGTTTCTGTCCCTCCCCATTTAAGCATGTCAGCAAGAGGCTAATAGATCTAGCTTATATCACCAAGTTCTGAGTCCTACAGGCCCAAGAACAATCAAAAATCCCTATTAGTAactcaacaatttaaaaatataaatttgccATATAAATTTGGAGAGCACATGTAAACCAAGAAATCAGATTGGGGTTGTACCAGTTAAATGAGGACACTAACCAAAATCTACACCCCCGCAAAGCTAAGACACAGTAACTTGGTTCCTTATGTTTTGAAACCAAAACCAtatattaaaagagagagaggtggtggtgggggttgtTAATTATCTAAGCACTTTATTAACACCAGACCCCAAAGCAGTGGTTACTATGCAAGCATCTAGACTTACTGTACATTTCTTGGTTTGGACCAGGCCATGCTCTGGGTTTCCTTCAATCCTAAACGAAGACCGTTCATTGCCCCGAATGCGGCCCCTGGTGGCAAATCATaacaattcattaaaaaaaaaaaaaaaaaaaaaaaaagcttcttattaaaaataattctggttgtttttttatataatgaGAAATGCAATAcaagctttaaaaatgaaaagaatatccTAGTTACTTTTCACTTTAAGCACCATTAACAACTTGGATTTAAGgacattacaaataaaaatattggggctggagagatggcttagcatttaGGGGTACTGACTGCACCTCCAGAGGTTGTGCTTTCaattcccacaaccacatggaggctcacaaccatctgtaatgggatctgatgccctctccttcTGAGTTGAAAGACAGCGACAGTgttctcatacataaaataaaataaatctaaaaataaaaattgtaccTGTCATGCAACATCCTCCAATGGTAAAGAAAGCTAGTTCAAATCTGCCTCGGGTTTTATTAGCTCCAGTTGGCAAAATAAATTCATCAGTATCCTAAGGGtcaaaaaggaaaaccaagatGAGTGCTCCCTGAAGACCTGGACAgctgtatttttttcctatttttctcttttagttttgagacagtatctcattatttagtctaggctggcctggaactcacaattatcctgcctcagtttcccaagtactTGGATTACAGGTCAAattttcaaagtagttttgaaaTAAGTAAACAACCAAATTAATACAAACTCAGATATCAAATTCAAGCAAAAGTAAAATTGTCTGCAATAACAGCCAACACATAAAAGTGATGTGACAACTTCTTGGATGTCAACTGGTCTACATATGGAACTAGCTGAAACCTGAGCAGCTGGCTGGGcacatctgtgatttttttttccccccaaaatcaTTTAAAGTAGGAAGAGCTGCTTTTAATCTGGGATCTTTAAAAGTGGAAAGATTTACCTTTattctgggccacaccttctggtggcagcgtCTATAAATTAAAGGACATGAAAGATGGAAGCTTGCTCTGCCtaacaagtccattccttcattggcattagaGCCTTCTTCCatattctggcatatactgaagactagTTGAGACATCAAGCCATACATAgattgaacaactactggattcatATACTTTCTGTTGGTAGATAGCCACTGTTGGCTAGCTGGATTACATACAGCCTGTAAACCATTTcaataatttacacacacacacacactcattctagAAATTCTGTCCCTCTAGAGAAGCCTGACTAATGCAAGTGACATGAGTATAACACACTGGATTCTTTGGAGGGATTTACTCCATCTATTCTTTCATGGTATAAGTCTGACAAGGGCAGAAGGTAGCCACACTCTTTGCCAAACTATCACAGTAATAATAGTCTTTAGGATACATACTaatattttctcctctgaaacctcttaagCTGGACCCCCACAGTTCAAACCACCCtcagcactactgtcttccaTGCTCCAACTAGTAAGGCCCATTAACCCAAGCTTAAAGCATTGATTGAGCTGCTTTTCTgtcccaaagtccacattcttccaaagaaaaacatggtcaggactatcacagcaataccccagttccTGGACCCATCTAATGTCTtcgggtttctattgctgtgaagagacaccatgcctaTGACAACTCTTACTGGGGCTGGGATACatacatttcagaggtttagtccactaccATCACAATGGAAGCATGGCAGACAGATGGCCCCAGAGAGGTTGATAGCTAAGACTTCTACACCTGGATCAGTAGGCAGCAGGAGGGAAGTAACTAGGCCTGGTTTGAGCT
Coding sequences:
- the LOC110309276 gene encoding mitochondrial import inner membrane translocase subunit Tim23 yields the protein MEGGGGSSNKSTSGLAGFFGAGGAGYSNADLAGVPLTGMNPLSPYLNVDPRYLVQDTDEFILPTGANKTRGRFELAFFTIGGCCMTGAAFGAMNGLRLGLKETQSMAWSKPRNVQILNMVTRQGALWANTLGSLALLYSAFGVIIEKTRGAEDDLNTVAAGTMTGMLYKCTGGLRGIARGGLAGLTLTSLYALYNNWEHMKGSLLQQSL